CTGCCTGTACTGTTCATGTGGGAATATTTCGCTTCATTAAACAAATCCAAGTTTTTCATTGGAGCTTCTAATTGTTGAAAACCCATGTTTTTGTGTGTCTAATCTCAGAACCATTTTGATGGACTGAAATACGGCATATCTTCAGCTTCACTGGAACCGAGCTGTGTGCAGATCACTTCTGGAAATGGGAACCTGAGATGTCTTCATGGACCTCCATACCTAGAGTCACTTGCGGAAATGTAGTCTTTGAATATGTAGCTATCTGAAAATGAGGGGTGGGCTTCTTCAGAGGGCTCAGTATTGACCTAATCTTGGAAGCAGAGGTAGGTCTATGCTTAGgagcttctgaaaaatattaccaTATATAACATTTCAGAACAAGAACACCCAGTTTTTAACACACATGCTCAAGAGTAAGCAAACTTCCATTGAAACGTGAAGCTCAGAGGTGTTTTCAGACATGTGATGATCGGAATTACCGGTCAGAAAGATAGGAAAAAGTGTTCCCATGTCAGTGATTCACAGGTGATTGTTTTAAACTGTTGTAAAATGCATGGGAAGTCCTACACTAGTACAGATACCAGTATAGGTGATAGGTGATTTTTTCATTACTCACGTCACAGCTGAGAATTTTTATTCCACTTGGCTACGTTCATTTCTCTGCTCAGATGAGGAAATGCACAAAGCAACAGATCATCACTATACTGCTAGCACTAATGTCATGGAAGTGGTAACATTTGTATGGAAAAGTCAGCATTTAGTACCTATGCAACAGGATGAAAATGTGCAAACTGTCAACTTGTAATAGAAATATCTTTAGTTTCTCAAGTGCAAAGTTAGTGCAGTGTCAGCAACACTATCCtctaggaaaaaagaagacagataGGAAAACATTTATAAACATAGCTCTTGATAGCTCTCATGCAAACTGCTGTCAAACTTGTACACTAATGCAGTGAATCATTCAGGCTCAGCTCACTGGGGGTACTCCGGCTCATATTGGTAAGACTGGCCATAAGGGATTTAACTTTATAAGCATAGTAGTCCCTTAAGTTGACCGACGGAACTTCTTTCATGCCATCACCAAAATCACAGCTTCTCATGGCACTCTCTAACTGCTTCTGACGCCTATAAAAGTGGGAGAATTTATTGAAGATCAGTGTAATGGGAAGCACTACCACTAGGATACCAGCTAGGATGCATGCAGACGCCGTCAACTTGCCAGCAGTGCTCCCTGGCACAACATCCCCGTAGCCAACTGTGGTCATGCTAACGGTAGCCCACCACCAACAAGCAGGGATGGTGGCTAACCCctcattctcttctttctcaaTGGTGTAAGCCACTACTGAGAAAATGGAGATGCCAACAGAGAGGTAAAGTAAAAGAAGCCCCACTTCTCTGTAGCTATACTTCAGGGTGGCTCCAAGAGACCTGAGACCTGTGGAGTGTCTAGCAAGCTTTAAGATGCGAAAGATCCTCATGAGTCTCAGGACTTGTGCAACCCTGCCTAAATTTGCTAAAGTTGGACTACTTTCCACCACCAAGTTGACAATTAAGGTAATATAAAATGGAAGGATAGACATTAGGTCAATCAAATTCAGGGCATgcttgaaaaattttaaaaagtcaggaGCTACTGCAAATCTCGCCACCAGTTCAAAAGTGAACCATGCAATACCAAAATGTTCCACGATTTCAAAGCGAGGGTCTTCCTCGGGGTTCCCGTTGCTGTCAACAATCTGAAAGTCTGGGAGGCTGTTCAGGCACATGGTCACGATGGAGCCCAACACCACCACTATTGAAAGGACACTGAAGATTCGGCTTAAGACTGAGTAGCCAGGATTATCCAAAGCGAGCCAGAGCTGCCTCCTGATGTTTCCAAAGGGTTGTTTGTCAAATTTAGAGGCATCGTTGTAGAATGCCAAAATCTCATCAAAGGAAGATGTGGTACTTTCCTGGTCGCTTTGTTCCTCCCATTTCTCTTGGTCTGGCTCCATTTTCCTCCCATGGTAGCTGTAACTGCAGCAGGAGTCTATAAAGAATTCATTGATTCCCCAGTATTCAATCTCCTGGCTGAAAGAAAACACGCAGAGTTCACCCATCACATGGAGCTTGCCAGTGTTATAAAAATGTAGCACGTAAGGAAAGAGCTCGGGGTTcctgtcaaaataaaattcGTTCTTGGTGTCGTCGTAGTCATCGCAGAGCTCCAGTATCGACTCCTTTGAGTGGCAGCTCAGCAGTTTGCCCAGCCTGGTCTCAGGGAACCTTAATAATGTGTTGGatctcatctttttcttaaagcctCCAACGTTGATGCTGATCTCATTGTCTTCAAAATTCGCTTCAGATAAAGCCTTCAGACTCTGCCCTGTCATAGTGAGCTCCTGCCAAAGGTGTATAGAGAATGAAAACCTAGGATGCAATTGCACAGAAAATCAGCAGAATGAGCAAATCTACAGCATGTTCACCTATTgatgctttctttctttctttctctttctttctttctttctttctttctttctttctttctttctttctttctttcttttttcttgctttcttctctttctttttctttctctctctttctctttctttgtctttcttccctcttttcccctttttctccctttttcccttttctccccttttcccctttttccccctttctttctcccacctCCAACTGAAGACACTGAGGGCGGCTCCTTTGTTCCGGCTGCAGCCTCCCATCCCTCCCCGTCCCCTTCACCTGGGCTGCGGCTGTCGCTCCTACGAACCCCCCATCACACACGGCCTTTGTGCGACCGGGTCCGCGCGGACCTTTCCCTCCCACCCGCCGCGCTCCGGCCCCGCCAGACGAGGacccccccggccgccgccgccccgggccccgctccccccgcgccgctcGCCAGCCGCGCCTCCTCCGAGGGGCcggagccccgcgccgccgcccccgcccggggccCCGCTCTGTCCCGGGGGCgctgccgccccccgccggctcgggccgccgccgcgggggagccgccccgccccgctccgctccgctccgcgccccgccgcgcctgcCCTACCTGCTCTCTCagcggccgcggccccccgccGGCGCGCCctgctgcccccggccccggcccgccatcgccgccgcccgcgggggcCGCCAGGGCTCGCCTCGCTGCCGttgccggggccgccccgctccggtgggggtgccggtgccggtgccggtgccggtgccggtggcggggagggcggccccgccggccgcgcgGTGCTGAAGGGACAGCGGCCGCGCGCCGCCCCGCTcagcggcgggaggcggcggcacGCGCGCTCGTCATGGCGACGACCCCCgcggctgccgcccgcccccgccgctcccACCTTCCCCCGACCCGACCCCGCCGGGCGATCGGGGCTGCCGCCGCGGGACgggggcgcggagccgggcggcggcgcggcgggcgggtGGGTGGGCGGCCGGCGGAGGGCtggcggccgcgctgcccggcTGAGGAGGGGCGGCCCGGCGGACCCGGTGTTCCGGCGGTGCCTCCGCTCGCTCgcgctccctcctgcccccgcGCACCCGCGCTGCGCGGGGACGGCAGCGGCGCCGCGAACTCGGGTTTCCTCCCCCCGCGATCCTGCCTCACGCCGGCTCCGAGCGCACAACTTCCCGAGGGGGGACGCCCGCCCACGCCCGCGCTGGCGCTGGGCACCCCAGGACCCTCTCCCGAGGGGGGCCGCCCGCCCACGGCCACTCACCCCCCCGCCGCTCTTGCCCCCTCACCCTCCCGGCGGGCGCCACGGGAGCCCGGGCAGGGCCCCGGGaaggggccgggggagggggtgccgctgccccccccgcccacGCACAAGCGGGTCCTGCCGCGGCCCCCCACGCTGCGCCCACGCTGTGGCGCCTGGGCAGCGTCCCTGCGGGAAAAGGCGAAAGGTGGGGGCAATTGCTCGTCAGAGCAATTCGGCGTGAGGAAAGCGGGGCTGCGTGTGGaggctgcccgccgccccctcaGACGCCGGCGAGGAACCTCCGACCTCCCCACACAACCCTGCCCACCGATTTCGGGGGGAATAATCCCGTAGGATCATGCCTCGAGGCGAGGGGCCTGACCTCCCTGCACGGCTGCTCCTGGCGGGGCAGAGTTTTAGTGCTGGTATGTGGAATAATGTCTAATTACGTGGTCACGGATGGCAGCATCTCTGCCCACACTGGAGGAGGCTGTGAAGAAATCTCCCTCCTCTTGCTGAGCCCGGCATGAGGCCAAGTTTCCCCGGGGAGAAGCCTGGTCCTGGCAGCTATGGTCCTGTCCCTGCGTGCAGGAGCCGGCTGTGCACCTGACCCACCCTGAGCAGGTAGCTGGCTGTGCAGAGCGCCGATGCTCCGAGACAGGTGCTTTGTACCAGGCTAACCCACATCGTCTCCCGCCAGCTGCCTCGTGACCACCTCTCACTCATGATCCCATGCATCTGGAGTTCGGCTCCTGGAAATGGATTGCTGTCAACGCTTTGCAGGATTAGGGGATGCAGGGGGACAATGCCCCCTCACACGCTTCCCCCAGTCCGGGCAGAGCCTCAAGCACTCCAGCCCTATACATCGCCCTCGCCTTGTTCCTCAAACCCTTGGAAGCGGAGAGAGGTTATACATCCCAGCTCCGGCAGCACATGAGCCCTATTTACAAGGGACCCCCCCGATATTAAAGAAGAGCCCTGTAAGAGCCCAGGCAACTGAGTGCAGGCATGGAGTGGGGCAAGTAAGTCCTGGTGCATGCTAGTGGCTGGGTCTCCAGCTTTCCTACCTGGGGTGTTGTGATCACCCCACCGCGTCCCACCGATGCTGGTACTGTGTGTGTCTGGAGCCCTGGCACCTCTGGGGACATTCCCACGGCCGAGTGCGTGGGCCCATAGTACCCTCAGCCTCCCAGGGATGATGCTTCTTACAGGCACTGCCCTTGCTCGCCTTTTCTAGGCTGGTGCTTGctcctgctttgctctcctgCTGGTGAGTTTACGGCTGCCTCTTGCTTCCCTTTCCCCCTGCGGGCCTCCAGCGTgtccctccctttcccacagATGCCCTGGGTCAGGGCCCTGGGTCCCAGCGTGCTTCACTGCATGTCCAGTGGCATCTCATGGGACATTGAAACCACACTGAATTACGCATGCCAGGCTGCCCTCCTGGCCAGGAAAagtgctgctgcctttcagttCAGTCCCCCCAGCTCTTCCCCTCCTGGGAAGGGGCACACAGGAGACAGAGACTGCACATAGTGGGGGGCAGACTTCACAAATGCAGTGGCGACTTGCACATATTCCTGTAACAACGGCTTTTCACCTCCAGAGAGGCAGCTCTCCTGCTTCCCCGCAGCAGCACAGTTGTTAGGTTAGTTTGTGACAACCTCCTCCACTCAGGGCGCTGCTGGCGAACCACTCACTGGGGAGCTCTGATTATACTGGCTTTTAATGCCTGGGGCAAGGGATGGCAGGACACGGGACTGGGAACCACCACCTTGGGATTTCTGAGTTGGATGCTCCCCCATGTTCCCTGAGGCTTGGATAAATCACAAAACTTCTCTGCTGTCATTTCCCACTCACCATTAGGAGAACAAAAATAACTCATACTCCTTAGTGATGTTGCAAGGAATAGTGAGCTGCTGCTGGTAGTGCATTCGAGTGATGTCTGTGTGTTTTCACCAGCTGTGCGCCATCCTAGGTATCTACTGGGGGCTTTAAACATATTGAATCATCTTCAgcaaatttgtaaaaaaaattatttttcattacttttctttcttattcttaaatgagctatttttttccctaatgctGCTGTGGAAGAAACTAAGTGGAGATATGTTTAGAGGATTTTCAAGCTTTTATACATTGTTCTTGACTTCTAAGCCACTTGGCTAAGAAAAACGATTATAGGCAACCTCATACTCATTTTGGGAAATGTATTTATCCATCTCTGTTCTTATCTTTACCCTGGAAAAATCACTGGTCACTTTTCTAAcctgtattttctcattaaaagtcACAGTGAAGTTTATGCAGATATACTGGAGATAAACAGCAAAGTAGTATTACTGTGTAAGGATATAATTCCCCCTAGTCTAATATAACTGCTCCTGTAATTAGGGCTAATTGGCTCAGCTGGAGCATTTTGCTAATAAGGCTAAAATGCTTCCAGCACCCAAGGTGGTAATCCAAAATTCATCTGAATGTTTCTGCAAGGTGTGCACTCTGCTCCACAGACACGCAAGCAGGGATCTTGTTGCTGACCTAGTGCTTTTGCCTTTCCCAACAGTAAGTACAGGATGAATTGTTGTGGACACACTATCACTGGTGGAATCCAAGGCAAAAGATCTGCTTTGATATGTCAAAAGGAATCAGATATGGCATTTTTGCACAAAATGAGCTTGTGATGTGTCAGATAAGAGCAAATTTTGGGATGCACTAgtaataaatcaaataaatataaaacaacattttgtcTCCACTGCAATGTGGATGCTTCTTGGACTGGGGAGGATGAAAGAGGAGTGCCTAGGTGGGGCTGGGATGGAAATGTAAGAAAGCGTGAAAGAATTGCCTGTTGGAGTGGGGAGATAAATGGGTGATTCATATCACCCTAGGGCAATATTACAAAAGCTCAACTAACTTTGGTTCTGCTGGTTATAGTTGTTGACTCTGAGACTGTGTGAGAGAGACAGGGTTTGTTTTATTGGTACACGTGGTACTATGTTATTTAAGGAATAGTAGAAGGTGCCAGCGCTGTGTATGTACAGGTGCCCATCAGGGCCAGTCTAGGTCTGGAGACATACTAACCACAGTGTGTTTGACTATACACCCTGCTTTGGGCTTGTGGTGACCTGAACTGTGATGGAATGTGGAATTATTGCCATGCTAGTGACTGACTGGGTGtaggaagctgctgctgaagaagcCATGTCCTTGGACAACATCTCCTGTCTGGTCCCTGTTGGCTGTCCCACCACTACAGCAGCTGTACTACCCTGCAGTGAATTTAATGCTGATGAGGACATGTGGCACTCTGTTCCGCAGGCACGGATATCTTAGATGTACTGTCAGCTTTGGAAGAAGTGAAACTGCTGCGATGACTACTGCTTCTATAGTGTTAATGAGATATTGAATAAGGTCTAAAGGAAGATATGGGACCTAAGTCAGTGGTGTTATCAGCACTTCCACTGAGTGGTAGATAGATTCGATTTGGACTTGAGGACACAACCATCTATTAGGCTGAAGGTGGAACTTCAGTCTGAACTTAGTACTTACTGGAAAGTCCCCCTCTGGCCCTGGAGCCAGATTCAAATGTACATTCTTGTTGACCATTTCCTTTTGCATCAGATGGATTGGAAAATCCCGGGGTCTTAATGTGTTGGTTTAAGAGCAATAGGTatgatctgtttttctttgcaaagcctCACAGGTGACTGGGAATGAAGCTGAGATCCTTTTGTGACAGCATTCCTACTGCCACAACTATTGACTATGGCCAGCTGGTGaatatgtttaaaagaaataaaaatagttttgcacaTAATGCTCatttaaatactggaaaaggaCTGTTGCAGAATATTGCCAAGTCTAAAAGAATGAATAAGTTGAAAATGGATTAAACAAATTCATAAAGGCTATGTCCCTCTCTGGATATTTATCCAAATTATCTGAGTACAGCCTGAATTTGAGAAAACCCCTGACTGACAGAAAGCATTGCAGAGGAGGAACCCTTCTAAACATGCTTTGTTCTTAGCCCCTCACATCAGTGAGCTTGCCGTTCTCATGACTTTTGGTTCTTGGCAGTCTACAGCCACCTTTTTCTAACTGGAAGTTTAAAGAAAGCTGATATGAGCCCCGCTGCATGATCTTTCAGCTGTTGTCAAACCTCCCATAACCACAGGCAGAAAAGAAGTGCCATTTGTTTATGAATCTGCTGGTTCTGCAGGTGTCCTGACTGACATGCCTGCTTTTCTTAGGAGGCAAAGGCTTTGCACAAGCTCTTGTGGCATTTGTAGTATAAAACTGGGGAGGGAAGCAAGTCAAACACTTTCCTAAGCTAGAAGTTTACCAGGCAGTGATAGTGACGTCTGAAAACAGACCTCCACTATGATGGAGTGGAACTCCAGTGGACCACAGAAAGGCCACCTGGCAGCTAAAGAAACTGAACTGAACATGAActgaacatttcattttggcTGACAGTGCCTCAACAGAGTGACAAATATTGATCTTTTGTGGTGCACTGATTGCATGAGCAATGAAGTTTTACTGTGATGACTCTGCAGTATTATGCCTTTTGCTGTGAGTTGACCTGCTTAGTCACTGTTGTGTCTGCTCCACCTGATTCTTGACTATGAGGGACATATgataatatttgcttttgcaagTGCTGTGGGGAGCATTGTCTTCCTTAATTAAATCACCATATCCCAGAACCACGGAGTGCAAGGCAAAAAACTATCATTAGATAATTGTGACTTTCTTCTAGTATAGATTGTAGAGTTTCAACCTTCTGTCCCCTGCTGAAAACTGATGTCTGAGATGGGTTAAATGAACCACACCTACAGACCCTACTGGCAATATATTAGAGGAACCTGCAGTGAGTAGGTTTACATGAGGATGTTACTTGGAATTGAAGTGACCCTCTTGATCAGCTCCGCTACCTTGATATCGTTTACACTGAGTCTGAGAACTATATTCCCTTTGGATGAAACCAACCCaaaagctgagctgcaggagtAAGCATTGCCAGTAGCAACAAGCAATGGGAAAGAAGGGGTTTCAGAACTGCGGTTTTGGATGTAAGATGATGACCTAATACAGTTCAGTTGTCACTTTCCCAGTGGCACTGGTGCAGTCAGCACTGGGCATGACCTCTTTGATGCCTGAATGGAGATGGGGAGAAAGAAGATCTTGCTTGGATCCGGGTTATACCtattagttttaaattatgACTAAAAAGCCCAGTTCTGTGCTGCCAGTCAGCTGGCTTGGAGCATTTGAAGGCTATCTCACTTGCATTTGGAACCTACCCATGTGTTTCTTCCCTTACACTTCTCACACTTCTATGTAGCTAGAAAACAAAGCCATGGGAAATCCAGCTACAGCATAGCTCCTCTGGGCAGATCCCCAGATTTGATATATTCTCAGCTGATTTGCTCTCACTGAGAACACGGCTCATGCTTAGATGGTGCAGCGTGTTTTGTctcccatttttcttctatgcACTTTTAAAGAAGATGGGGAAGATGCTACTTGTTCTAAGCAAGTGAGAAAAAGTTCACCCAAAGCTAATCTGGACCCTTTATTCTAAAAAGAATAATTGACATAATTTCTTGTTTGCATAGATATATATATCTGTGGCACAAGAATTTCCAtcttaaataaagaaaacaagttgAACACAAGCAGGAAGAGCCATCCTTACTTGGAAACATTTTACTCAAAAAGCATGAATATGAGAAACCCCCTCCTAACTTACATCTATTTCAGTCTGAGAGGAAAACTGATTTTGATTACGAAACCAGCATGTAGAAGGGCAGGAGAATCTCTCGAGCTGGTTGACCCAAGCTCACATACTGTCCTAACTTCCTGGAACAGCAAAGGGCCATGCAATACTTTACACAGGTTAGTAAGCTTTGGGTCAGAGTTGTTCAGTGTTGCGATGATGGGCCAGCTCTAGTGTTGCCACCATTGCCTGCCACATGGATCAGTATTATCTCCTTCTTTCTTGGCACTTCTTGACTTTTTTGGGGGAGTTTGGAGTTAGGAGACCCTTAGCTAATCCTGTGTTTCAATAAACAGTAATGACCTTGAAATTGTGCTGGTAACAGCCAGAAGAGACCGCTTCtgctttcaaacacattttcttaatCCAATGACTCCCCCTCCCAACTCTTCAGATGAGTTTCTGATGGGTGTCCAGTTCTTCTCATCCATGTAGTCACACCATACAGCATATACCCTGCCATGAGACCTGCCCCACTGCCCTTCACACCCTCCCTGTTAGCACAGACCTCACCAGCACactctgccctgcctggcctgcCTCAGGTGCTACCTGAGAGTCCTCTGCAGAAGGGTCCAGCCAGGCAGCCTGCCCTTGCCTTTTGTTGCCCAGCCTTGTCACTAGAGATATTGGCAAGGACGGACCGATCATTTCATGGCCAGCATCCACACAGTGTGAGGCTAGTCTGCAGCGGGCCAGGCAGAGTTTGGAATCATAAACATCTTTGcttaaccttaaaaaaaaataggggaGCATAAGAGAATGTTACACTTTATCTGtccaaatgtatttattttacaactGAAAACCTTAAAGCCCAGCTAGATCAATGAATGAGATGATAGaataaataaacaaaggaaatggaagGCAGGCATACCAGCAACATTCCCTGCACCTCCCAAAGGTGTTtctgcagggagagagcagaagaTGCACTATCTGCTTTCCATGCCTGGGTTGCCACTGCACCCCTCACTGGCTACCCAGACAGCTTGATGCTGCAATATCTGGTGTCTGCAGCCATATTCTAGCTTGAGAGAAAGCTCTACTGGATCTTTGGCTGAGGTCACAGAGACTTGAGTGGAAAGATTTCAGGGAGCTAACATAAGTATGAAGACCCAGCTCTGATCATAGAGGACCATCAGAGGCTCCAGTCCCTTCTGCCTCCCAGTATTTGTGCAGCTCAGCACAGATTCAGAAGCTACTGCTTCCTGCCTCCTAAACATAAGTCTCAGCttcttaaatattaaatacCAGCATTGTCTGATTTTTATGAAGCCACCTAACATCAAATCCTTTGTTTGATCTTCATATTGCTTGTGAAGGACTTAGCTGTTGCACTGGGGCCTCCAGTGTTCACAGTTCTTCAGTCTCCGCTTTATTTGCACCAGTTGCTCCaccaagagaaaagcaaagtttgcCTCTGAAGTCAGCTTGAATGTGAAGAAGCTTAAGGGTCCTGGATGACTAAAGAAACAGCACGGGCCTGAAAAGGAATGGTCTCAAATTGGCAGCACAGGTACTGCCAGCATCACTGCCTAGCATCGCCGAAGGGGAGTGAGTGAAAGGCACATCCCACCTAG
Above is a genomic segment from Ciconia boyciana chromosome 2, ASM3463844v1, whole genome shotgun sequence containing:
- the KCNS2 gene encoding delayed-rectifier potassium channel regulatory subunit KCNS2; protein product: MTGQSLKALSEANFEDNEISINVGGFKKKMRSNTLLRFPETRLGKLLSCHSKESILELCDDYDDTKNEFYFDRNPELFPYVLHFYNTGKLHVMGELCVFSFSQEIEYWGINEFFIDSCCSYSYHGRKMEPDQEKWEEQSDQESTTSSFDEILAFYNDASKFDKQPFGNIRRQLWLALDNPGYSVLSRIFSVLSIVVVLGSIVTMCLNSLPDFQIVDSNGNPEEDPRFEIVEHFGIAWFTFELVARFAVAPDFLKFFKHALNLIDLMSILPFYITLIVNLVVESSPTLANLGRVAQVLRLMRIFRILKLARHSTGLRSLGATLKYSYREVGLLLLYLSVGISIFSVVAYTIEKEENEGLATIPACWWWATVSMTTVGYGDVVPGSTAGKLTASACILAGILVVVLPITLIFNKFSHFYRRQKQLESAMRSCDFGDGMKEVPSVNLRDYYAYKVKSLMASLTNMSRSTPSELSLNDSLH